One window of Chamaesiphon minutus PCC 6605 genomic DNA carries:
- the rsmH gene encoding 16S rRNA (cytosine(1402)-N(4))-methyltransferase RsmH — protein MDFLHIPVLSQEIVAGLEVVAGGYYLDATVGGGGHSELILQAAPDVRLVAIDRDLQALDAAKNRLAPYGERVTFWHGNYADYQPSGGQFDGIIADLGVSSVQLDLAERGFSFRNEAPLDMRMDRSQGMTAADLVNQTSEVELARIIFTYGEERLSRQIAREIVAGRPFTTTTQLAYTIGGAVPKSYRYGRIHPATRTFQALRIVVNQELSSLEKFLAVAPTWLKPEGKIGLISFHSLEDRIVKHTLRENELLKVLTKKPIIASDAEIASNPRARSAKLRWAVLDSPLRSTETSIYLDEY, from the coding sequence ATGGATTTTTTGCATATTCCAGTATTAAGCCAGGAGATCGTCGCTGGGTTGGAGGTAGTTGCAGGTGGTTATTATTTAGATGCCACAGTTGGTGGTGGCGGACATAGCGAACTGATTTTGCAGGCTGCGCCAGATGTGCGGCTAGTCGCGATCGATCGAGATTTGCAAGCTCTAGATGCTGCTAAAAATAGACTGGCACCTTATGGAGAGCGCGTGACATTTTGGCATGGAAATTATGCCGATTATCAGCCGTCGGGAGGACAATTTGATGGGATTATTGCCGATTTGGGTGTCAGTTCGGTGCAATTAGATCTCGCCGAACGCGGCTTTAGTTTTCGCAATGAAGCACCATTGGACATGCGGATGGATCGTTCTCAAGGGATGACCGCCGCAGATTTAGTCAATCAGACTTCGGAAGTCGAATTGGCACGGATTATTTTCACCTATGGGGAAGAACGCCTCTCTCGGCAAATTGCGAGGGAGATTGTCGCCGGACGTCCATTTACGACGACAACCCAATTAGCTTATACGATCGGTGGTGCCGTACCGAAGTCTTACCGTTACGGGCGCATTCATCCAGCGACGCGGACATTTCAAGCTCTGCGGATTGTGGTCAATCAAGAGTTGAGTTCGCTCGAAAAGTTTCTGGCAGTGGCACCAACATGGCTCAAGCCTGAAGGTAAGATCGGGCTAATTAGTTTCCATAGTTTGGAGGATCGGATTGTCAAACACACTCTCCGCGAAAACGAACTGCTTAAGGTATTAACTAAAAAGCCGATAATCGCCAGCGATGCCGAAATAGCCAGCAATCCACGCGCTCGATCGGCTAAATTGAGATGGGCGGTGTTAGATTCACCGCTCCGATCGACCGAAACATCGATTTACCTTGACGAATATTGA
- a CDS encoding PEP-CTERM sorting domain-containing protein, giving the protein MLKNNKLTFASASIIWGWTVLMSPIAPSAQAVTFTYSDTTIDAPTWVRPVDNGPNPPTSVSNNTVNYSGFGFTVSAADNYIFQSTANFDNYTFLYQNTFNPTFGNELNNIVIGNDDNPTLGLSGFTTALNPGTNYYFVTTGFDNNQSGTFTNSITGAGNVSAIPTAVPEPATILGTLAAFGYGAYARRKMKLAETIDKNIS; this is encoded by the coding sequence ATGCTTAAAAACAATAAACTTACTTTCGCTAGTGCCAGTATTATCTGGGGATGGACAGTGTTGATGTCGCCGATCGCTCCTAGTGCTCAGGCTGTTACTTTTACTTACAGTGACACTACGATAGATGCTCCTACATGGGTTAGACCTGTTGACAATGGACCCAATCCGCCAACTAGCGTCTCTAACAATACTGTCAACTATAGTGGTTTCGGATTTACCGTTAGTGCCGCAGATAACTATATTTTTCAGAGTACTGCAAACTTTGATAACTATACTTTTCTTTATCAAAATACCTTCAATCCCACGTTTGGTAATGAATTAAATAATATCGTCATTGGTAATGACGATAATCCAACCTTGGGCTTATCTGGATTTACCACAGCCCTCAACCCTGGCACTAATTATTACTTTGTTACGACTGGTTTTGATAATAATCAATCTGGGACTTTCACCAATAGTATTACTGGTGCGGGCAATGTTTCGGCTATCCCTACCGCAGTACCAGAACCAGCGACAATTTTAGGTACTTTAGCAGCTTTTGGTTATGGTGCGTATGCCAGACGCAAAATGAAACTCGCTGAAACGATCGACAAAAATATATCTTAG
- a CDS encoding cupin domain-containing protein encodes MSEPLMNEHRCFCELAPLYALDLLDLEERLWIEAQILACPDLAEELASYQAAVAVIPYSAPVVPIAADLKSRLFDRLDAPAESQLGLDAVPAQPEISSVESSAPATIAIRSGELEWQPYRAAGVEVAVLFIDPLNRMCSAIVKAADGVIYPLHQHQEIEEIYMLEGELEIAGQVYLAGDYIRSSANSIHPPATTKGCKFLIRACIDDNYDENLLARAH; translated from the coding sequence GTGTCTGAACCGCTGATGAACGAACATCGATGTTTTTGCGAACTCGCACCACTTTATGCGCTCGATCTGCTCGATCTTGAAGAACGGCTCTGGATAGAAGCTCAAATTTTGGCTTGCCCAGATCTGGCTGAAGAACTAGCAAGTTATCAAGCCGCAGTAGCTGTGATTCCCTATAGTGCTCCAGTCGTGCCGATAGCCGCAGATCTCAAGTCGCGGTTATTCGATCGCCTTGATGCTCCAGCGGAGAGTCAACTGGGTTTAGATGCTGTTCCTGCACAGCCGGAAATTTCGTCAGTAGAGTCATCCGCGCCAGCCACGATCGCGATTAGATCTGGGGAGCTAGAATGGCAACCATATCGGGCAGCCGGAGTCGAAGTTGCGGTGCTATTTATCGATCCGCTCAACCGGATGTGCTCTGCAATTGTTAAAGCAGCCGATGGAGTCATCTATCCACTCCATCAACATCAAGAGATTGAGGAAATTTATATGTTAGAAGGAGAACTAGAAATCGCTGGACAGGTATATCTGGCGGGGGACTACATTCGATCGTCCGCCAATTCGATCCATCCACCTGCAACTACCAAGGGTTGTAAGTTCTTGATTCGGGCTTGTATCGACGATAATTACGACGAAAACTTGCTCGCTCGCGCTCATTAA
- a CDS encoding sigma-70 family RNA polymerase sigma factor, translating to MADRYDVYEGSVEQWILTLARSPILDRLRKLQRLYKVKTVISCGKRIDFPTISVDLIETIEIDERRQLVLAALSQIPSEQLEAIELAYYQGLTHTEIATRTGLSICTVKTLLRLGLSNLKIAFKSKLSVTPVGSNLG from the coding sequence ATTGCTGACAGGTACGACGTCTATGAAGGTTCGGTCGAACAGTGGATTTTGACGCTAGCGCGCAGTCCGATCCTCGATCGATTACGTAAATTGCAACGGCTCTATAAAGTTAAAACAGTAATCTCTTGTGGCAAAAGAATCGATTTTCCAACTATCAGCGTAGATCTAATTGAAACGATCGAAATTGACGAACGACGACAATTGGTACTCGCGGCGTTAAGCCAGATTCCCTCAGAACAACTGGAGGCGATCGAATTGGCTTACTATCAAGGTTTAACCCACACTGAGATCGCCACACGCACTGGACTGTCGATCTGTACCGTCAAAACCTTACTACGGCTCGGATTGAGTAACCTAAAAATAGCCTTTAAAAGCAAATTGTCAGTAACTCCAGTAGGTAGCAACTTGGGTTAA
- a CDS encoding DUF4439 domain-containing protein has translation MDTNKSLIQSVTHQTHNISRRGVLFAGAAAGLATAFAIPAASQMAQATTIGKTTSARDKKNDIAVLNNGLYYEHQAIWAYKFAAPKLTNTAVGKAVLAVATANLTDHQAHRDVLSNAIRSLGGTPVKAETSYDLSSYLKKGEGNIDTDVNIAKLALALEVDAAIAYTLEAAKLKTPALITAGASIGTNEAAHATAIRAAFKSLGVDLAIVPTAFFNPNTRPAWVLNV, from the coding sequence ATGGATACCAACAAGTCGCTAATTCAATCCGTTACCCATCAAACTCACAACATCTCCCGCCGAGGAGTGTTATTCGCAGGCGCAGCGGCTGGGTTAGCCACTGCATTTGCCATCCCCGCAGCCAGCCAGATGGCACAGGCGACGACAATCGGTAAAACCACATCAGCTCGAGATAAGAAAAATGATATCGCCGTTCTCAACAACGGGCTTTACTACGAACATCAAGCAATCTGGGCATATAAATTCGCCGCTCCTAAGTTGACTAATACTGCCGTCGGTAAAGCTGTCTTAGCCGTAGCGACTGCTAATCTCACCGATCATCAAGCCCACCGAGATGTCCTCAGCAATGCCATTAGAAGCTTAGGCGGTACTCCCGTCAAAGCAGAAACTAGCTACGATCTCTCTTCCTATCTCAAAAAAGGTGAAGGGAATATCGATACCGATGTCAATATCGCCAAACTCGCACTAGCTCTCGAAGTTGATGCCGCAATCGCCTATACCTTGGAAGCCGCAAAACTCAAAACACCCGCACTAATTACCGCTGGAGCCAGCATCGGTACCAACGAAGCCGCCCATGCCACCGCCATTCGAGCAGCCTTCAAATCACTCGGAGTAGATCTGGCGATCGTGCCTACTGCTTTCTTCAATCCCAACACTCGTCCGGCTTGGGTGTTGAATGTTTAG
- a CDS encoding IS982 family transposase, which yields MDLTELFCEIDDFCQDWLATFSSISFPANGNSLPKRCGLSLSEVMTISIHFHQSSYRTFKDYYLKNVCQNLTDYFPKLVSYNRMVELMPNVLIACLYYLNSRQGKVTGISFVDSTAIPVCHPKRIKRNKVFKETAKLSKSSMGWYFGFKLHLIINDCGEILSCKITPGNVDDRTHLPSMTQGISGKIFGDKGYIKKELFEELLNKGLQLITPLKSNMKNKLILMDDKISLRKRSLIETVNDQLKNICYLVHSRHRSLHNFMLNLITALIAYTHQPKKPSLKLDEPAQNFFSIVPI from the coding sequence ATGGACTTAACCGAACTATTTTGTGAAATAGATGATTTCTGCCAAGATTGGCTGGCAACTTTTTCATCAATATCTTTCCCTGCCAACGGTAATAGCTTACCAAAACGCTGCGGCCTATCACTGAGCGAGGTCATGACTATTTCTATTCATTTCCATCAGTCAAGCTATCGAACATTTAAGGATTATTACCTCAAAAATGTTTGTCAAAACTTAACTGATTATTTTCCAAAATTGGTTAGTTACAATAGAATGGTGGAGTTGATGCCAAATGTTTTAATAGCTTGCCTTTATTATCTCAACTCTCGTCAAGGTAAGGTGACTGGAATTAGTTTCGTGGATAGCACGGCTATTCCAGTTTGTCACCCAAAAAGAATTAAAAGAAATAAGGTTTTCAAAGAAACTGCCAAGCTGAGTAAGAGTTCTATGGGATGGTACTTTGGATTCAAGCTTCATTTAATTATTAATGATTGCGGAGAGATATTAAGCTGCAAAATCACACCTGGCAATGTCGATGACCGCACACATTTGCCATCAATGACACAGGGAATATCAGGAAAAATATTTGGAGACAAAGGATATATTAAGAAAGAACTATTTGAAGAATTATTAAATAAAGGATTGCAGCTAATTACGCCACTAAAATCTAATATGAAAAACAAGCTCATCTTGATGGATGACAAAATATCACTTCGGAAACGCTCGCTGATTGAAACGGTAAATGACCAGTTAAAAAATATTTGTTATTTAGTCCATTCTCGCCATCGGAGCTTGCATAATTTCATGCTAAATCTGATTACAGCATTAATTGCTTATACTCATCAACCTAAAAAGCCGAGTTTGAAGCTAGATGAGCCTGCTCAAAACTTCTTTAGTATTGTTCCTATTTAG
- a CDS encoding tetratricopeptide repeat protein, which yields MQISPIQRASERKKLLWFGALLVIVSGTIASYLLLTAPRTNPAWKYRFPRPAVGSITKNIQQEIAFHQRIIQQQPTAGLARAALAQNYLKMARATGDSSWYLLAQQTAQQSLNQLPFYNYGAILVLAKVSAAKHDFTQSLALVKQLPPQAESLSLSTTNYLALGNANAARVAADTAVRRMPSLSNFALRALVEVAQGQDAAAIKDFKTAIAAEEPDEAGSSAWVRTLLGRFYYKRGQLQQAEELYDSALQILPKYPPALLNLAELSVRRWQADPTQPQHQRRAVELYDRFFLTNNQQNPTVHDHVALRGLARVQRLQGKIAQANQTWEQAVSRLRSDLTGFGHRRELAQLLLEWGQRADRAEALALMQAEIKIRQDPETWDTLAAAYLQTGQLERAQQAISAALKLGIRDPGLLDRAAVIAQARGQSAQAQKYREVVKSIDPTFDAGARQALGLGVGLSGLN from the coding sequence ATGCAAATTTCTCCGATCCAAAGAGCGTCTGAGCGTAAAAAATTGCTCTGGTTCGGTGCGCTGCTAGTAATCGTTAGTGGCACGATCGCATCTTATTTGCTACTCACCGCCCCACGTACCAATCCGGCTTGGAAATATCGGTTTCCGCGTCCAGCAGTGGGGAGCATTACCAAAAATATCCAACAGGAAATCGCCTTTCACCAACGCATCATTCAACAGCAACCGACAGCGGGACTAGCACGAGCGGCATTGGCGCAAAATTATTTAAAAATGGCGCGGGCGACTGGAGACAGTAGTTGGTATCTACTTGCCCAACAAACAGCCCAGCAATCGCTCAACCAGTTGCCATTTTATAACTATGGAGCGATTTTGGTGCTAGCAAAGGTATCAGCGGCAAAACATGACTTCACCCAGTCATTAGCTTTAGTCAAACAACTGCCCCCGCAAGCTGAATCCCTTTCTCTGTCAACAACTAACTATCTGGCTTTGGGTAATGCTAACGCCGCCCGAGTAGCTGCCGACACCGCAGTCCGCAGGATGCCCAGCCTCAGTAATTTCGCGCTCAGAGCTTTGGTAGAAGTCGCTCAGGGACAAGATGCCGCCGCAATTAAAGATTTTAAAACCGCGATCGCGGCTGAAGAACCGGATGAGGCGGGGAGTTCGGCGTGGGTGCGGACATTATTGGGGCGGTTTTATTACAAGAGGGGACAACTTCAGCAGGCGGAGGAATTATATGATTCTGCCTTACAAATCTTGCCAAAATATCCGCCAGCCTTATTAAATCTGGCCGAATTATCCGTTCGACGGTGGCAAGCCGATCCCACTCAACCGCAGCACCAGCGACGCGCCGTTGAATTATACGATCGATTTTTCCTCACTAATAATCAGCAAAACCCTACAGTCCACGATCATGTTGCCCTCAGAGGTTTGGCGCGAGTCCAACGGTTGCAAGGCAAGATTGCGCAAGCCAACCAAACATGGGAGCAAGCGGTGTCGAGATTGCGATCGGATCTGACGGGTTTCGGGCATCGGCGGGAGTTGGCGCAATTATTGCTGGAATGGGGACAGCGAGCAGATCGCGCCGAGGCACTGGCTTTGATGCAAGCCGAAATTAAAATCCGCCAAGATCCTGAAACTTGGGATACCTTAGCGGCTGCTTATTTACAGACGGGGCAGCTAGAACGGGCACAGCAGGCGATCTCAGCAGCATTAAAGTTGGGAATCCGCGATCCGGGTTTATTAGATCGAGCGGCGGTTATCGCCCAAGCTAGAGGGCAATCGGCGCAAGCCCAGAAGTATCGAGAAGTAGTTAAATCGATCGATCCGACGTTCGATGCTGGAGCGAGACAGGCTTTAGGGTTAGGTGTCGGATTATCGGGATTGAATTAA
- a CDS encoding sigma-70 family RNA polymerase sigma factor — protein MLQSPIEPAKLLINIAKGDRSALSQLYDRYSRMIYAIAWKSLNSVEECEEVVLDVFAQIWRIADRFDLNKGSAEQWIFTLARSRTLDRLRKFQRLQKVNEAIDAGKEIDFPTASVDPIEAIEISERRQQVLAALEQIPPAQRQVIEMAYYQGLTHSEIATATGLSLGTVKTRLRLGLSKLKLGFENKS, from the coding sequence ATGTTGCAGTCCCCGATCGAACCCGCAAAATTACTCATAAATATCGCCAAGGGGGATCGGAGTGCATTATCACAGCTTTACGATCGCTATTCCCGGATGATTTATGCGATCGCCTGGAAAAGTTTAAACTCAGTAGAAGAATGCGAAGAAGTTGTCTTAGATGTATTTGCCCAAATCTGGCGGATCGCCGACAGATTCGATCTCAATAAAGGCTCTGCCGAACAGTGGATTTTTACCCTCGCACGCAGTCGGACACTAGATAGACTGCGGAAGTTTCAACGACTCCAAAAAGTTAATGAGGCCATTGATGCCGGAAAAGAAATCGATTTCCCTACCGCTAGTGTAGATCCAATTGAAGCGATAGAAATTAGCGAACGACGCCAACAAGTACTCGCAGCATTAGAGCAGATTCCGCCAGCACAACGCCAAGTCATCGAAATGGCTTATTACCAAGGTTTGACCCATTCTGAAATCGCCACAGCCACAGGACTCTCACTCGGTACAGTCAAAACTCGCCTCCGACTGGGATTGAGTAAACTAAAATTAGGGTTTGAAAATAAATCGTAA
- a CDS encoding MFS transporter: MTSYQRILWRQLWGLGALVAAIIFSWMAYSFYQPVILTNLGFIHIAQSLGIIQGFLGAAIEPIVGMMSDRLMHRVGSRLPGIAVGITLAGLLFVAIGLLLHGSIAVWLRWTIPVLMTFWTVAMIVFRGPAIALIRQTTPTEALPAASSILTFIFGLIGAIGPIFERIITALGSGNTFLLGAVMLVLSAILLWSSKPELNSTVTSAIAKPTMSIESSLARKIRIFGMGLVAGILVNILLRVCPQRLHASLFVRPQ; this comes from the coding sequence ATGACTAGTTATCAGCGCATTCTGTGGCGGCAACTGTGGGGATTGGGCGCATTAGTAGCCGCTATCATTTTTAGTTGGATGGCGTATAGTTTTTATCAACCAGTCATTCTAACAAATTTAGGCTTCATTCACATCGCCCAAAGCTTAGGCATAATCCAAGGTTTCTTGGGTGCAGCGATCGAACCAATTGTTGGCATGATGTCCGATCGGTTGATGCACCGAGTGGGTAGTCGGCTCCCAGGGATCGCTGTGGGAATTACCTTGGCGGGGTTATTATTCGTCGCCATCGGGCTATTATTGCACGGATCTATTGCCGTTTGGCTGCGATGGACGATCCCGGTTTTAATGACTTTTTGGACGGTAGCGATGATTGTATTTCGCGGCCCAGCTATTGCTTTAATTCGTCAGACTACCCCGACAGAAGCATTACCAGCCGCTAGTTCTATTTTAACATTTATTTTCGGGCTAATTGGCGCGATCGGACCGATTTTCGAGCGGATAATTACCGCATTAGGCTCTGGCAATACATTTTTGCTAGGTGCAGTGATGCTGGTGCTAAGTGCGATCTTATTATGGTCATCCAAACCAGAATTAAATTCGACTGTTACGAGCGCGATCGCCAAACCAACAATGTCGATCGAGTCGAGTTTGGCTCGGAAAATCAGAATTTTTGGGATGGGATTAGTGGCGGGAATCTTAGTAAATATTTTACTTAGAGTTTGCCCTCAAAGATTGCACGCCAGTCTATTCGTAAGACCTCAATAA
- a CDS encoding DUF4331 family protein codes for MAVSIFKFAKFNWKKSLVLGGISLAVMLAATSLPQYLMASDHDDGEVDAKGRSLNLTDLYAFREQDQNSNANPSDLVLVMNSNPRSIARQQYYFSTNARYEFKLTRVANKDATPTGQEDVIIRFEFGAPNDQQQQQIKMTVIKDGQTTSATNLVTTSLQT; via the coding sequence ATGGCAGTTTCAATTTTTAAGTTTGCTAAGTTTAACTGGAAAAAATCGCTAGTTCTGGGTGGCATCTCGCTTGCGGTAATGTTGGCAGCAACTAGCTTGCCACAATATTTGATGGCTTCCGATCACGATGACGGTGAGGTCGATGCTAAAGGTCGCAGCTTGAATTTGACTGATTTATACGCATTTCGGGAACAAGATCAAAATTCAAATGCCAACCCTAGCGATCTGGTCTTGGTGATGAATAGCAATCCCCGCTCGATCGCCCGCCAGCAGTACTACTTTAGTACTAACGCCCGCTATGAATTTAAACTGACTCGCGTCGCCAATAAGGACGCTACACCCACCGGACAAGAAGATGTCATAATCCGGTTTGAGTTTGGTGCGCCCAACGACCAACAGCAGCAGCAAATCAAGATGACTGTCATCAAGGATGGACAGACCACCTCAGCAACCAATCTTGTCACCACGTCACTACAAACCTGA
- a CDS encoding HupE/UreJ family protein produces the protein MPSQAHWADLAVADIQIAQKNVELNLTIPTGLVDRFDDDKDLKLSELEITTHQSELRQFLNEKIQLTAAGQKNGVSIVRSTLAKTSQPNLIAAPDTHSTLLLQYRWAEPVSQLQMYYDLFVPGVNTARCLVQVFRDGKVDNIVFTPTSKNADLIDPPILQQITSFIGLGIEHILTGYDHILFLISILMLGGGLRYLIKVVTAFSISHSITLTLAVLNIVSVPSRWVEIFIALSIAYIAAENLWRKEPNLARWQLAFGFGLIHGLGFSSALQELELPRNNLAVSLLSFSAGIEIGQISIVLLTYVCLSYLRKLPWDLAIRRLISVGVVVMSGIWFWERALMG, from the coding sequence ATGCCCAGTCAAGCACATTGGGCAGATCTAGCAGTAGCAGATATTCAGATCGCTCAGAAGAATGTCGAATTAAATCTAACGATACCGACTGGTTTAGTCGATCGATTTGATGATGACAAGGATCTAAAATTGTCAGAACTAGAAATAACTACACATCAAAGCGAACTTCGGCAATTTTTGAATGAAAAAATTCAACTAACAGCAGCCGGACAAAAAAATGGTGTCTCGATCGTGCGATCGACTCTTGCCAAAACCTCGCAACCGAATCTCATTGCGGCACCCGACACCCACAGCACCTTACTATTGCAATATCGCTGGGCAGAACCCGTGAGCCAATTGCAAATGTATTACGATTTGTTCGTACCTGGAGTAAACACAGCGCGGTGTTTGGTACAGGTATTTAGAGATGGTAAGGTCGATAATATTGTCTTTACACCAACTAGCAAAAATGCCGATCTCATCGATCCGCCCATTTTACAGCAGATTACTAGTTTTATCGGACTGGGCATCGAGCATATTTTAACTGGTTACGACCATATTTTATTTTTAATTAGTATCTTAATGCTAGGTGGCGGATTGAGATATCTTATTAAGGTTGTCACTGCATTCAGTATCTCGCATTCGATTACTTTAACCCTAGCAGTTCTCAACATTGTCTCCGTCCCTAGTCGCTGGGTGGAGATATTTATCGCTCTATCGATCGCCTATATTGCTGCCGAAAATTTGTGGCGGAAGGAGCCTAATCTGGCGAGATGGCAATTAGCCTTTGGGTTTGGTCTAATTCATGGCTTAGGCTTTTCTTCAGCTTTACAAGAGTTAGAATTACCTCGAAATAATTTAGCAGTTTCTTTACTTAGTTTTAGTGCTGGTATCGAAATCGGCCAGATCTCGATCGTGCTTTTGACGTATGTTTGTTTATCTTATCTGCGCAAATTGCCTTGGGATTTAGCGATTCGCCGTCTGATTTCGGTAGGGGTAGTCGTAATGAGTGGGATCTGGTTTTGGGAACGCGCTTTGATGGGATAG
- a CDS encoding NAD(P)H-quinone oxidoreductase subunit 5 — MEPLYDYAWLIPVFPLTGAMLVGLGLISLNKATNKLRDLNAVLIISLLGAAMVMSFALLISQFQGHPVVTRSFEWASAGTFHLNMGYTIDHLTSLMLVIVTTVAILVMIYTHGYMSHDPGYVRFYAYLSLFSSSMLGLVVSPNLVQVYIFWELVGMCSYLLIGFWYDRKAAADACQKAFVTNRVGDFGLLLGMLGLYWATGSFDFQIMGDRLQELVESGAIGGGLAALLAILVFMGPVAKSAQFPLHVWLPDAMEGPTPISALIHAATMVAAGVYLIARMYPVFENIPAAMDTIAWTGAVTAFLGASIAITQNDIKKGLAYSTMSQLGYMVMAMGVGAYSAGLFHLMTHAYFKAMMFLGSGSVIHGMEDVVGHNPVLAQDMRLMGGLRKHMPVTAGTFFIGTLAISGIPPFAGFWSKDEILGATYASNPLLWAVGFLTAGVTAFYMFRMYFSTFEGSFRGNDTKIQKQLLAAARPSGSDAHNDHHDDAHAHNHAAKPHESPWSMTLPLLILAVPSALIGLVGTPFNNYFEAFISAPGHAVEHAHEFDLNEFLIMAGSSVGIGLIGITLASLMYLSRKIDPSAIASKIPALYNLSLNKWYIDDIYNSVFVIGLRRVARQVMEVDYRVVDGAVNLTGLATLLGGEGLKYLETGRAQFYALIVFGAVLGLAIVFGVA, encoded by the coding sequence ATGGAACCACTATACGATTATGCCTGGTTGATTCCAGTGTTTCCCCTGACTGGGGCGATGCTAGTCGGATTGGGATTGATTTCACTCAACAAAGCTACCAACAAACTGCGAGATCTCAATGCAGTTCTAATTATTTCCTTACTTGGAGCGGCGATGGTGATGTCCTTCGCCCTGCTCATCAGTCAATTTCAAGGACATCCCGTTGTTACTCGATCTTTTGAATGGGCATCTGCGGGCACTTTTCATCTCAATATGGGTTACACGATCGACCATCTGACATCATTAATGTTGGTCATCGTCACCACCGTCGCCATCTTAGTGATGATCTATACCCACGGGTATATGTCGCACGATCCCGGCTACGTGAGGTTTTACGCCTATTTGAGCTTATTTAGTTCCTCAATGTTGGGCTTAGTCGTCAGTCCCAACCTCGTCCAAGTCTATATCTTCTGGGAATTGGTAGGGATGTGTTCCTATCTGCTGATTGGCTTTTGGTACGATCGTAAAGCCGCCGCCGATGCCTGTCAAAAAGCTTTCGTTACCAACCGCGTCGGTGACTTTGGCTTGCTCCTAGGGATGCTCGGACTCTACTGGGCGACTGGCAGCTTTGACTTCCAAATTATGGGCGACAGACTCCAAGAACTCGTCGAATCGGGTGCAATTGGGGGCGGATTGGCTGCCCTATTGGCGATCCTCGTCTTTATGGGGCCAGTTGCCAAATCCGCTCAATTCCCGCTCCACGTTTGGCTTCCAGATGCGATGGAAGGCCCCACGCCGATTTCCGCACTGATCCATGCTGCAACGATGGTAGCCGCTGGTGTCTATCTCATCGCCCGGATGTATCCCGTGTTCGAGAATATCCCCGCTGCGATGGATACTATCGCTTGGACTGGCGCAGTTACAGCCTTTTTGGGTGCCTCGATCGCGATTACCCAAAACGATATCAAAAAAGGTCTCGCTTACTCCACCATGTCCCAACTGGGCTACATGGTAATGGCCATGGGCGTCGGAGCTTATTCGGCTGGTTTATTCCACCTAATGACTCACGCTTACTTTAAAGCGATGATGTTCTTAGGTTCTGGTTCCGTCATTCACGGTATGGAAGATGTCGTCGGACATAACCCCGTTCTCGCTCAGGATATGCGCTTAATGGGCGGCTTACGGAAGCATATGCCCGTCACTGCTGGTACCTTCTTTATCGGTACCCTGGCAATTTCAGGAATTCCTCCCTTTGCCGGATTCTGGTCGAAAGACGAAATTCTCGGTGCCACATATGCCTCAAATCCGCTCTTGTGGGCGGTTGGTTTCCTCACCGCAGGGGTGACCGCATTTTATATGTTCCGGATGTATTTCTCGACCTTTGAGGGCAGTTTCCGGGGCAACGATACCAAGATTCAAAAGCAATTACTCGCAGCCGCACGTCCGAGTGGTAGTGACGCTCATAACGACCATCACGACGATGCCCACGCTCACAACCACGCCGCCAAGCCCCATGAGTCGCCGTGGAGCATGACTTTACCGCTACTGATCCTCGCGGTGCCATCCGCCTTAATCGGATTAGTCGGAACGCCATTCAATAACTACTTTGAAGCGTTTATTTCCGCACCCGGACATGCCGTGGAACACGCACATGAATTCGATCTCAATGAATTCTTAATTATGGCTGGTAGTTCTGTCGGCATCGGCCTAATCGGGATTACGTTAGCATCCTTGATGTATCTCAGTCGCAAAATCGATCCCAGCGCGATCGCTTCCAAAATTCCCGCGCTATACAATCTCTCCCTGAATAAGTGGTACATCGATGATATCTACAATAGCGTCTTCGTCATCGGTTTGCGCCGAGTTGCCCGTCAGGTAATGGAAGTCGATTACCGCGTTGTCGATGGTGCGGTGAATCTCACTGGTTTAGCAACATTGCTCGGTGGTGAAGGTTTGAAATATCTCGAAACCGGGCGCGCTCAATTCTACGCCTTGATTGTCTTTGGGGCGGTATTGGGTTTAGCGATCGTGTTTGGAGTTGCCTAA